A single genomic interval of Juglans regia cultivar Chandler chromosome 1, Walnut 2.0, whole genome shotgun sequence harbors:
- the LOC108987412 gene encoding cyclic nucleotide-gated ion channel 2 isoform X1 codes for MPSLPKFHFSLSSDLRFIGLFISKNSSNRNIDSDTSNHSNGINDDNPISNSVECYACTQVGVPVFHSTSCDHAHQPEWEASAGSYLVPIKNRPDRKKQTQGPGTRRPPSGPFGRVLDPRSKRVQRWNRAFLLARGMALAVDPLFFYALSIGRGGAPCLYMDGGLAAIVTVLRTCVDAVHLCHLWLQFRLAYVSRESLVVGCGKLVWDARAIASHYVRSLKGFWFDAFVILPVPQAVFWLVVPKLIREEKIKVIMTILLLIFLFQFLPKVYHSIYLMRKMQKVTGYIFGTIWWGFGLNLIAYFIASHVAGGCWYVLAIQRVASCLRQQCDRSDNCNLSLSCSEEVCYQFLLPTGTLGNPCGGNSTTMVRKPLCLDVNGPYNYGIYQWALPVISSNSVAVKILYPIFWGLMTLSTFGNDLEPTSQWLEVIFSIIIVLSGLMLFTLLIGNIQVFLHSVMAKKRKMQLRCRDMEWWMSRRQLPSRLRSRVRHFERQRWATMGGEDEMEMIKDLPQGLRRDIKRYLCLDLIKKVPLFHNLDDLILDNICDRVKPLVFSKDEKIIREGDPVLRIMFIVRGRVKRSQSLSKGMVATSILEPGGFLGDELLSYCLRRPFIDRLPASSATFICIEPTEAFGLDAEHLRYITDHFRYKFANERLKRTARYYSSNWRTWAAVILQLAWRRYRKRTRGPVIPATTINEGSERRLLQYAAMFMSIRPHDHLE; via the exons ATGCCTTCCCTTCCAAAGTTCCACTTCTCCCTCTCAAG TGATCTCAGATTTATTGGGCTAttcatctccaagaattcctcAAATCGCAACATCGACAGCGACACCAGCAACCACAGCAACGGCATTAATGATGACAACCCTATCTCCAACTCCGTCGAATGTTACGCTTGCACCCAAGTCGGCGTGCCGGTCTTCCACTCCACCAGCTGCGACCACGCCCACCAACCCGAGTGGGAGGCCTCGGCCGGCTCTTACCTAGTCCCCATCAAGAACCGCCCTGACCGCAAGAAACAGACGCAGGGACCAGGGACACGGCGCCCTCCGTCGGGGCCGTTCGGGCGCGTGTTGGACCCGCGAAGCAAGCGCGTGCAGCGGTGGAACCGAGCTTTCCTGCTGGCGCGTGGGATGGCCCTGGCGGTGGACCCGCTGTTCTTCTACGCGCTGTCGATCGGGAGGGGTGGCGCGCCATGCCTCTACATGGACGGCGGGCTGGCAGCGATAGTGACGGTGCTCAGAACTTGCGTGGACGCCGTCCATCTATGCCACCTCTGGCTCCAGTTTCGGCTGGCGTATGTGTCGAGAGAGTCGTTGGTGGTAGGATGCGGGAAACTGGTGTGGGACGCACGTGCGATCGCATCCCACTACGTGCGGTCCCTAAAGGGCTTCTGGTTCGACGCATTCGTCATCCTCCCCGTTCCTCAG GCTGTATTTTGGTTAGTAGTACCGAAACTGATAAGAGAGGAGAAGATTAAAGTGATAATGACAATACTTCTACTCATTTTCTTGTTCCAATTCCTCCCAAAGGTCTACCACAGTATttatttgatgagaaaaatgcaGAAAGTCACAGGCTACATCTTTGGCACCATTTGGTGGGGTTTTGGCCTTAATCTCATTGCCTATTTCATTGCCTCTCAC GTTGCTGGAGGATGCTGGTATGTCCTGGCAATACAACGTGTAGCATCATGCCTCCGACAGCAGTGTGACAGAAGTGACAACTGCAATCTCTCTTTGTCTTGCTCCGAGGAGGTTTGTTACCAGTTTCTGTTGCCGACAGGTACACTAGGAAATCCATGTGGTGGTAACTCGACAACGATGGTCAGAAAGCCATTGTGCTTAGATGTTAATGGCCCTTACAATTATGGGATCTACCAGTGGGCTCTTCCAGTCATATCTAGCAATTCTGTGGCTGTTAAGATCCTTTATCCAATATTTTGGGGCTTGATGACCCTCAG CACGTTCGGCAACGATCTTGAGCCTACAAGTCAATGGCTGGAAGTGATTTTCAGCATAATCATTGTGCTTAGCGGGCTGATGCTTTTCACTTTGTTGATAGGGAATATCCAG GTATTCTTGCATTCTGTCATggcaaagaagagaaaaatgcaACTGAGATGTCGGGACATGGAATGGTGGATGAGTCGGAGACAGTTACCGTCACGTTTGAGATCAAGAGTTCGCCATTTCGAACGTCAGAGATGGGCCACCATGGGAGGTGAAGACGAGATGGAAATGATCAAAGACCTTCCCCAAGGCCTTCGAAGAGACATCAAGCGCTATCTTTGCCTAGACCTCATAAAGAAG GTTCCTCTATTCCACAACTTGGACGATCTCATTCTTGACAACATCTGTGATCGGGTCAAGCCTCTTGTATTCTCTAAAGATGAAAAG ATAATCAGAGAAGGAGATCCTGTTTTAAGGATAATGTTCATCGTTCGCGGACGTGTAAAACGCAGCCAAAGCCTAAGCAAAGGCATGGTAGCAACGAGTATACTTGAACCTGGAGGCTTTTTGGGGGATGAGCTCCTCTCCTATTGCCTTCGCCGCCCATTTATCGACCGGCTTCCTGCCTCATCTGCAACATTCATTTGCATTGAACCTACAGAAGCATTTGGCCTTGATGCTGAACATCTTAGATATATTACAGATCATTTCCGCTACAAATTTGCCAATGAAAGACTCAAACGAACAGCAAgatattattcatcaaattgGCGGACATGGGCTGCTGTTATTCTGCAGTTAGCTTGGCGCCGGTACAGGAAGAGGACGAGGGGTCCGGTGATTCCTGCCACCACTATAAATGAAGGCAGTGAGCGTAGGCTTCTGCAGTATGCTGCAATGTTCATGTCAATAAGGCCCCACGACCATCTAGAATAA
- the LOC108987412 gene encoding cyclic nucleotide-gated ion channel 2 isoform X2 → MPSLPKFHFSLSRFIGLFISKNSSNRNIDSDTSNHSNGINDDNPISNSVECYACTQVGVPVFHSTSCDHAHQPEWEASAGSYLVPIKNRPDRKKQTQGPGTRRPPSGPFGRVLDPRSKRVQRWNRAFLLARGMALAVDPLFFYALSIGRGGAPCLYMDGGLAAIVTVLRTCVDAVHLCHLWLQFRLAYVSRESLVVGCGKLVWDARAIASHYVRSLKGFWFDAFVILPVPQAVFWLVVPKLIREEKIKVIMTILLLIFLFQFLPKVYHSIYLMRKMQKVTGYIFGTIWWGFGLNLIAYFIASHVAGGCWYVLAIQRVASCLRQQCDRSDNCNLSLSCSEEVCYQFLLPTGTLGNPCGGNSTTMVRKPLCLDVNGPYNYGIYQWALPVISSNSVAVKILYPIFWGLMTLSTFGNDLEPTSQWLEVIFSIIIVLSGLMLFTLLIGNIQVFLHSVMAKKRKMQLRCRDMEWWMSRRQLPSRLRSRVRHFERQRWATMGGEDEMEMIKDLPQGLRRDIKRYLCLDLIKKVPLFHNLDDLILDNICDRVKPLVFSKDEKIIREGDPVLRIMFIVRGRVKRSQSLSKGMVATSILEPGGFLGDELLSYCLRRPFIDRLPASSATFICIEPTEAFGLDAEHLRYITDHFRYKFANERLKRTARYYSSNWRTWAAVILQLAWRRYRKRTRGPVIPATTINEGSERRLLQYAAMFMSIRPHDHLE, encoded by the exons ATGCCTTCCCTTCCAAAGTTCCACTTCTCCCTCTCAAG ATTTATTGGGCTAttcatctccaagaattcctcAAATCGCAACATCGACAGCGACACCAGCAACCACAGCAACGGCATTAATGATGACAACCCTATCTCCAACTCCGTCGAATGTTACGCTTGCACCCAAGTCGGCGTGCCGGTCTTCCACTCCACCAGCTGCGACCACGCCCACCAACCCGAGTGGGAGGCCTCGGCCGGCTCTTACCTAGTCCCCATCAAGAACCGCCCTGACCGCAAGAAACAGACGCAGGGACCAGGGACACGGCGCCCTCCGTCGGGGCCGTTCGGGCGCGTGTTGGACCCGCGAAGCAAGCGCGTGCAGCGGTGGAACCGAGCTTTCCTGCTGGCGCGTGGGATGGCCCTGGCGGTGGACCCGCTGTTCTTCTACGCGCTGTCGATCGGGAGGGGTGGCGCGCCATGCCTCTACATGGACGGCGGGCTGGCAGCGATAGTGACGGTGCTCAGAACTTGCGTGGACGCCGTCCATCTATGCCACCTCTGGCTCCAGTTTCGGCTGGCGTATGTGTCGAGAGAGTCGTTGGTGGTAGGATGCGGGAAACTGGTGTGGGACGCACGTGCGATCGCATCCCACTACGTGCGGTCCCTAAAGGGCTTCTGGTTCGACGCATTCGTCATCCTCCCCGTTCCTCAG GCTGTATTTTGGTTAGTAGTACCGAAACTGATAAGAGAGGAGAAGATTAAAGTGATAATGACAATACTTCTACTCATTTTCTTGTTCCAATTCCTCCCAAAGGTCTACCACAGTATttatttgatgagaaaaatgcaGAAAGTCACAGGCTACATCTTTGGCACCATTTGGTGGGGTTTTGGCCTTAATCTCATTGCCTATTTCATTGCCTCTCAC GTTGCTGGAGGATGCTGGTATGTCCTGGCAATACAACGTGTAGCATCATGCCTCCGACAGCAGTGTGACAGAAGTGACAACTGCAATCTCTCTTTGTCTTGCTCCGAGGAGGTTTGTTACCAGTTTCTGTTGCCGACAGGTACACTAGGAAATCCATGTGGTGGTAACTCGACAACGATGGTCAGAAAGCCATTGTGCTTAGATGTTAATGGCCCTTACAATTATGGGATCTACCAGTGGGCTCTTCCAGTCATATCTAGCAATTCTGTGGCTGTTAAGATCCTTTATCCAATATTTTGGGGCTTGATGACCCTCAG CACGTTCGGCAACGATCTTGAGCCTACAAGTCAATGGCTGGAAGTGATTTTCAGCATAATCATTGTGCTTAGCGGGCTGATGCTTTTCACTTTGTTGATAGGGAATATCCAG GTATTCTTGCATTCTGTCATggcaaagaagagaaaaatgcaACTGAGATGTCGGGACATGGAATGGTGGATGAGTCGGAGACAGTTACCGTCACGTTTGAGATCAAGAGTTCGCCATTTCGAACGTCAGAGATGGGCCACCATGGGAGGTGAAGACGAGATGGAAATGATCAAAGACCTTCCCCAAGGCCTTCGAAGAGACATCAAGCGCTATCTTTGCCTAGACCTCATAAAGAAG GTTCCTCTATTCCACAACTTGGACGATCTCATTCTTGACAACATCTGTGATCGGGTCAAGCCTCTTGTATTCTCTAAAGATGAAAAG ATAATCAGAGAAGGAGATCCTGTTTTAAGGATAATGTTCATCGTTCGCGGACGTGTAAAACGCAGCCAAAGCCTAAGCAAAGGCATGGTAGCAACGAGTATACTTGAACCTGGAGGCTTTTTGGGGGATGAGCTCCTCTCCTATTGCCTTCGCCGCCCATTTATCGACCGGCTTCCTGCCTCATCTGCAACATTCATTTGCATTGAACCTACAGAAGCATTTGGCCTTGATGCTGAACATCTTAGATATATTACAGATCATTTCCGCTACAAATTTGCCAATGAAAGACTCAAACGAACAGCAAgatattattcatcaaattgGCGGACATGGGCTGCTGTTATTCTGCAGTTAGCTTGGCGCCGGTACAGGAAGAGGACGAGGGGTCCGGTGATTCCTGCCACCACTATAAATGAAGGCAGTGAGCGTAGGCTTCTGCAGTATGCTGCAATGTTCATGTCAATAAGGCCCCACGACCATCTAGAATAA
- the LOC108987413 gene encoding phosphatidylinositol 3,4,5-trisphosphate 3-phosphatase and protein-tyrosine-phosphatase PTEN1: MGLKLSKQGPRRAEELSLHNHLINCLSKSLYVRNLVSKQRRRMLVAGYDLDMSYITDQVLAMSFPAERMRAVYRNPLWQVQSVLDMRHQGHYKIYNLCIEESYDPSHFHGRVDAYPFDDNHVPPLQMVKTFCESVHSWLSSDPENIAVIHCMAGKGRTGLMVCAYLVYIGMSADEALQLYADRRTTNNEGVSIPSQRRYVGYWENIVSFPRGIDNEPSGVNLPKPCSRELRRIRLHDMVNIDRIFFVVSELQEKPDQMYHPSVEVTRNCCRPIKKGYQRTNSPRYYISFANGDKEDKPQSEEEHVVVQMDTESSIIYQKTCLDHYFDKPLQVTGDVRIIFYQKMFGGRLFYCCFNTAFIRNSLIQLTVRELDKVGKKGRSICGPNFCLELLFGPANAKQSSWTAASGGDDVESDN; the protein is encoded by the exons ATGGGATTGAAACTTTCAAAGCAGGGGCCAAGGAGGGCTGAAGAGCTAAGTTTACATAATCATCTGATTAATTGTCTCAGCAAAAGTCTTTATGTCCGTAACTTGGTATCTAAGCAGCGAAGGCGTATGCTCGTAGCTGGTTATGATCTTGACATGTCATATATCACCGATCAGGTTCTGGCAATGTCATTCCCTGCAGAACGAATGCGAGCAGTGTATCGTAATCCTCTCTGGCAGGTCCAGTCCGTGCTTGACATGAGACATCAGGGGCACTATAAG ATCTACAATCTCTGTATAGAAGAATCTTATGATCCCTCACATTTTCATGGCCGTGTGGACGCATATCCTTTTGATGACAACCATGTTCCACCTCTCCAAATGGTTAAGACTTTCTGTGAAAGTGTACATTCATGGCTATCAAGTGACCCAGAAAATATTGCTGTCATACATTGCATG GCAGGCAAAGGCCGAACAGGCTTAATGGTATGCGCCTATCTTGTTTACATTGGCATGTCGGCAGATGAGGCTCTTCAGTTATATGCAGACAGACGGACCACCAATAATGAAGGA GTTTCAATACCTAGCCAACGCCGTTATGTGGGATACTGGGAAAATATAGTTTCTTTTCCTAGGGGAATTGATAATGAACCGTCAGGTGTAAATTTGCCTAAACCATGTAGCAGAGAATTGCGGCGGATCCGACTACATGACATGGTTAACATTGACAGAATCTTCTTTGTGGTCTCAGAATTGCAAGAG AAACCCGACCAGATGTATCATCCGTCTGTGGAAGTTACGCGGAATTGTTGCAGACCAATTAAGAAGGGTTACCAAAGAACAAACAGTCCTCGATACTATATCTCTTTTGCCAACGGCGATAAGGAGGACAAACCACAGTCAGAAGAAGAACATGTTGTAGTCCAAATGGACACAGAAAGTTCCATAATCTACCAGAAGACCTGTCTCGATCATTATTTTGATAAACCTTTACAA GTTACTGGAGATGTGCGCATTATATTCtaccaaaaaatgtttggaggGCGTCTCTTCTATTGTTGCTTCAATACAGCTTTTATTAGGAACAGCTTGATACAG CTCACTGTGAGGGAGTTGGATAAAGTTGGGAAAAAGGGAAGATCAATATGTGGCCCTAATTTCTGCTTGGAGTTGCTATTTGGTCCTGCTAATGCAAAGCAGTCATCATGGACTGCAGCATCTGGGGGGGATGATGTTGAAAGTGATAACTAG